From one Rhopalosiphum padi isolate XX-2018 chromosome 2, ASM2088224v1, whole genome shotgun sequence genomic stretch:
- the LOC132921916 gene encoding tetratricopeptide repeat protein 5-like, whose amino-acid sequence MSGIRQTDDDKSGTNYDQNLEKLNGLNLQEENEVSEQDKCTPTLDYLQCIVEELYTFNKNSLENNTEKVSYNKEILNEKVKQVLTLMKKNEEAAVAENKAQYFFLLGKTWSVTQPVNEECVNILSKAVKLNPTHLDAWNALGECLVHLKRFSEAKYCFLASLKHGKCKVILRNLSIIMREAQLLTSENVKENLNAGIEYAKEAVELDTNDGESWAILGNAYLSLFFRRQEDKLLRQSINSFEKALKDPVAAKNADLHFNRGVALKYGEIYTDALLSFEQASILDPMWTTAKETLEDLVKYLTSTQTLYQRKGQVKSKRLQQMTESLNPSCLGLYNNKIKTIKGHVILEHIPLSKLQTGFNANKVVCGRVVCVVYNQEPVPYTFCLVDKDLSCVVVSVYNLAQGRGPIIGDSVAIPEPYLTNIDAKYLKQTFQYPSIRVNLPLTMVVNKKNVSAECVSQPQFLSKQF is encoded by the exons ATGAGTGGTATTCGACAAACAGATGACGATAAGTCTGGAACTAATTATGATCAGAACTTAGAAAAACTGAATGGCTTAAATTTGCAAGAAGAAAATGAGGTTTCTGAACAGGACAAATGTACGCCCACACTTGATTATCTTCAG tgtaTTGTTGAGGaactgtatacatttaataaaaattcattagaaaataatactGAAAAAGTATCTTACAACAAAGAAATTCTCAATGAAAAAGTTAAACAAGTATTAacattgatgaaaaaaaatgaag AAGCTGCAGTTGCTGAAAACaaagcacaatatttttttttactgggcAAAACTTGGAGTGTTACACAGCCAGTAAATGAAGaatgtgttaatatattatccaaAGCAGTCAAACTCAATCCAACACACTTAGATGCCTGGAATGCTCTTGGTGAATGTTTAGTACATTTGAAAAGGTTTTCTGAAGCCAAATATTGTTTCCTCGCGTCATTGAaacat GGTAAATGTAAAGTCATTTTGAGGAATCTATCGATTATTATGCGAGAGGCTCAGTTGTTAACTAGTGAAAATGTTAAGGAAAACCTTAATGCAGGCATTGAGTATGCTAAAGAAGCTGTTGAATTAGACACTAATGATGGTGAATCCTGGGCAATACTTGGAAATGCATATCTATCCTTATTTTTTAGGAGACAAGAAGATAAGCTCCTTAGACAATCCATCAACTCTTTTGAGAAAGCT ctcAAAGACCCCGTAGCTGCCAAGAATGCTGATCTCCATTTTAATAGAGGCGTT GCTTTGAAATATGGGGAAATTTATACAGATGCTTTATTAAGCTTTGAACAAGCTTCGATATTAGATCCCATGTGGACTACAGCTAAAGAAACATTGGAAGATCTTGTTAAATATTTGACCTCGACACAAACATTATATCAACGTAAGGGTCAGGTAAAAAGTAAGCGACTTCAACAAATGACAGAG tCTTTAAACCCCAGTTGTTTGGGGttgtacaacaataaaataaaaacaataaaaggcCATGTAATATTGGAACACATTCCATTATCTAAACTCCAAACTGGTTTTAATGCTAACAAAGTTGTATGTGGTCGAGTAGTATGTGTTGTATACAATCAGGAGCCTGTTCCTTA tacatTCTGCCTGGTGGATAAAGATTTATCATGTGTTGTTGTATCAGTATACAACCTAGCTCAAGGTAGAGGACCGATCATAGGAGACTCTGTGGCCATTCCTGAAccttatttaactaatattgatgcaaaatatttaaaacag ACGTTCCAGTACCCTAGCATAAGAGTAAACCTTCCTTTAACCATGGTTGTGAACAAGAAAAATGTAAGTGCAGAATGTGTGTCTCAGCCACAGTTTTTATccaaacaattttaa